In the Alkaliphilus oremlandii OhILAs genome, one interval contains:
- a CDS encoding NusG domain II-containing protein, whose translation MFKIMTRADKILIAFILIASIGSIFTIPKLLNTTDAVKEVVVFIANQEVARFELVQSSESIFKEVPFTIAGKEYAAKFEMKDGRVMLHRLPEEIVPLSIHKEMGWISESYQMIVALPIKMYATIENNTNAVDTDFDIIVQ comes from the coding sequence ATGTTTAAAATAATGACGCGAGCGGATAAAATATTGATTGCTTTCATCTTAATTGCTAGTATCGGTAGCATTTTTACCATACCAAAGCTACTGAACACTACAGATGCAGTAAAAGAAGTGGTGGTATTCATTGCAAACCAAGAAGTAGCACGTTTTGAATTAGTCCAAAGCTCAGAGTCTATATTCAAGGAAGTTCCTTTTACCATAGCGGGAAAAGAATACGCTGCAAAGTTTGAAATGAAAGATGGTAGAGTAATGCTCCATCGTCTACCTGAAGAAATTGTACCTTTAAGCATCCACAAAGAAATGGGATGGATCAGTGAATCCTATCAAATGATTGTAGCACTTCCAATTAAAATGTATGCAACCATAGAGAATAACACCAATGCAGTTGATACAGACTTCGATATCATTG